A DNA window from Allokutzneria albata contains the following coding sequences:
- a CDS encoding AfsR/SARP family transcriptional regulator, whose protein sequence is MFRALGMLQVDADDGETIRIPARKQRTLLCALVLHANEWTPVARLVETVWPRHQPPSARGNLKTYVHHLRRVLPRRRGGGERLSSRPGDYQLRLDRGELDAWVFEDLLAEGRRALAAGQNALAATLLEDALRLWRGRPFCELATATADAYVARLEEQRWSAREDVLAARLALGQHRECVEGLRQLLTEQPLREHLWCQLLWALYLGGRRADALAAYRTVRELLISELGIEPGEELQRTHQEILLSTPRAEWQGAAHSPIYRATAAIFTPTGAHPAN, encoded by the coding sequence ATGTTCAGGGCATTGGGGATGCTGCAGGTGGATGCGGACGACGGAGAAACAATCCGCATTCCCGCCAGAAAGCAGCGGACTCTGCTCTGCGCACTGGTGCTGCACGCGAACGAATGGACGCCCGTGGCCCGGCTCGTGGAGACCGTCTGGCCTCGGCATCAGCCACCGTCGGCCAGGGGCAACCTCAAGACCTACGTGCACCACCTGCGGCGCGTCCTGCCACGGCGGCGCGGCGGCGGAGAGCGGCTCAGCAGCAGGCCCGGCGACTACCAGCTGCGCCTCGACCGCGGCGAACTCGACGCGTGGGTCTTCGAGGACCTGCTCGCCGAGGGCAGGCGCGCCCTCGCGGCCGGGCAGAACGCCCTCGCGGCCACGCTGTTGGAGGACGCACTGCGGCTGTGGCGGGGCAGACCGTTCTGCGAGCTGGCGACGGCGACGGCCGACGCCTACGTCGCCCGGCTCGAGGAGCAGCGCTGGAGCGCGCGGGAGGACGTGCTGGCGGCCAGGTTGGCGCTCGGCCAGCACCGCGAGTGCGTCGAGGGACTGCGGCAGCTGCTCACCGAACAGCCGCTGCGCGAGCACCTGTGGTGCCAGCTGCTGTGGGCGCTGTACCTGGGCGGAAGGCGTGCCGACGCGCTCGCCGCCTACCGGACGGTCCGCGAACTACTGATCAGCGAACTCGGTATCGAACCCGGAGAAGAACTCCAGCGCACGCATCAGGAAATTCTACTCTCCACACCCAGGGCCGAATGGCAGGGCGCCGCGCACAGCCCCATTTATCGGGCAACTGCCGCAATTTTCACGCCGACCGGCGCGCACCCCGCGAACTAA
- a CDS encoding FGGY-family carbohydrate kinase — MTNELLLGVDIGTSSSKGVLTTVDGEVVARADRPHGTSTPHPGWFEHDAETVWWQDFVEITRELMSKLDGRSPVGLAVSGIGPCLLPADASGTPLRPGILYGVDTRATAEIAELTEEFGAEAVLARCGSRLTSQAVGPKARWLARHEPEVYGRTRMLLMASSFLVHRLTGRYVLDHHSASQCTPMYDLGARDWAHDWAAAVAPGVPLPELAWPTEVVGRVTASAASLTGLPEGLPVTAGTVDAWAEAVSVGVRSPGETMIMYGTTMFLVQVLNRPRPHSGLWGTCGAFPGTYTLAAGMATSGSVTDWLRGLVGGEFAGLVASASAVPPGSRGLLVLPYFAGERTPLFDPDARGIIAGLTLGHGQAELYRAALEGIGYGVRHNLEAMAEAGGGAARLVAVGGGTQGGLWTQIVSDITGRPQDIPAETVGACLGDALLAGVATGAADRPETWNPVASTVVPDPERHELYDGFYRNYRDLYGATKGIAHFLAGEQRRDG, encoded by the coding sequence GTGACGAACGAACTGCTGCTCGGCGTGGACATCGGCACGTCCAGCTCGAAGGGCGTTCTGACCACAGTGGACGGCGAGGTGGTCGCTCGCGCCGACCGTCCACACGGGACGTCCACCCCGCACCCGGGGTGGTTCGAGCACGACGCGGAGACCGTGTGGTGGCAGGACTTCGTCGAGATCACCAGGGAACTCATGTCCAAACTGGACGGACGTTCACCGGTCGGTCTCGCGGTCAGCGGCATCGGTCCCTGCCTGCTGCCCGCCGACGCGTCCGGTACGCCGTTGCGTCCGGGCATCCTCTACGGCGTCGACACCAGGGCCACGGCGGAGATCGCCGAGCTGACCGAGGAGTTCGGCGCGGAGGCGGTGCTCGCCCGCTGCGGTTCCCGGCTGACCAGCCAGGCGGTCGGCCCGAAGGCGCGGTGGCTGGCGCGGCACGAGCCCGAGGTCTACGGCCGCACCAGGATGCTGCTGATGGCCAGCTCGTTCCTGGTGCACCGGCTGACCGGGCGGTACGTGCTGGACCACCACTCGGCCAGCCAGTGCACGCCCATGTACGACCTCGGCGCGCGGGACTGGGCGCACGACTGGGCCGCGGCGGTCGCGCCCGGGGTGCCGCTGCCGGAGCTGGCTTGGCCGACGGAGGTCGTCGGTCGCGTCACCGCGTCGGCGGCGTCGCTCACCGGACTCCCGGAAGGACTGCCGGTCACCGCGGGCACGGTCGACGCGTGGGCGGAGGCGGTCAGCGTCGGTGTCCGGTCACCGGGCGAGACGATGATCATGTACGGCACCACGATGTTCCTCGTGCAGGTGCTCAACCGCCCGCGCCCGCACTCCGGGTTGTGGGGAACCTGCGGGGCCTTCCCCGGCACCTACACGCTCGCCGCGGGCATGGCCACCTCCGGTTCGGTCACCGACTGGCTGCGCGGGCTGGTCGGCGGTGAGTTCGCCGGGCTGGTGGCCTCCGCGTCGGCCGTGCCGCCGGGAAGCCGGGGCCTGTTGGTGCTGCCGTACTTCGCGGGGGAGCGGACGCCGCTGTTCGACCCCGACGCGCGCGGGATCATCGCCGGGCTGACCCTCGGGCACGGGCAGGCGGAGCTCTACCGCGCCGCGCTCGAAGGGATCGGCTACGGCGTCCGGCACAACCTGGAGGCCATGGCGGAGGCGGGCGGCGGCGCGGCGCGGCTCGTCGCGGTCGGCGGCGGCACGCAGGGCGGGCTGTGGACGCAGATCGTCTCCGACATCACCGGCCGGCCGCAGGACATCCCGGCGGAGACGGTGGGAGCCTGCCTCGGCGACGCCCTGCTCGCCGGAGTGGCGACGGGCGCGGCCGACCGGCCGGAGACGTGGAACCCGGTCGCGAGCACGGTGGTCCCGGATCCGGAACGCCATGAGCTCTACGACGGGTTCTACCGGAACTATCGCGATTTGTATGGCGCGACGAAGGGAATTGCGCATTTCCTCGCCGGGGAGCAGCGCCGCGACGGCTGA
- a CDS encoding L-fucose/L-arabinose isomerase family protein, which yields MARIGVISFSDGRDYVHDGIREFIATTEDKLVDRLTAAGHEVVRGKEIVATNTGASAVARQVAAAGVDLTVFHYAVWAFPHFTMLAAGATPGPLLLLSNIDPVQPGMVGMLAGGGALDQIGREHTRLWGDPDERALIDKIGVQATASAAVAALRGSTFGRIGGRPMGMNTAVANTDQWQSVFGVDVEEIDQWEIVRRSELADQKEVTRAREWLETNAAGVHYDGKKLTPELLERQIRSYLAMRELIDEWNLDFSGIKGQPEMTQYFATMDIVEAFLNDPYDWNGPKETHVCATEADMDGALTMQLLKHIARTPVLFADVRHYHADRDIWDLCNSGQHATWYAARSDDPLENLGKVHFYPEVFFFPAGGASVHHLAAPGQMTLARLTRRGGNYRMHLMLGDFETYDDETNTQLMRQSTFEWPHAFARLDAKADDFLSRFGANHIHAVPGDRRAEVRAACELLGVELDEFTRG from the coding sequence GTGGCCCGGATCGGCGTGATCAGTTTCTCCGACGGTCGTGACTACGTGCACGACGGCATCCGCGAGTTCATCGCGACCACCGAGGACAAACTGGTCGACCGGCTCACCGCGGCCGGTCACGAGGTGGTGCGCGGCAAGGAGATCGTCGCCACCAACACCGGCGCCAGCGCGGTCGCCCGCCAGGTCGCCGCTGCCGGGGTGGACCTCACCGTCTTCCACTACGCGGTCTGGGCGTTCCCGCACTTCACCATGCTGGCGGCGGGCGCGACGCCGGGACCGCTGCTGCTGCTGTCCAACATCGACCCGGTGCAGCCCGGCATGGTCGGCATGCTCGCGGGCGGCGGCGCGCTGGACCAGATCGGCCGCGAGCACACCCGGCTGTGGGGCGACCCGGACGAGCGCGCGCTGATCGACAAGATCGGCGTGCAGGCCACGGCTTCGGCGGCCGTGGCGGCGCTGCGCGGATCGACGTTCGGCCGGATCGGCGGGCGCCCCATGGGCATGAACACCGCGGTGGCCAACACCGACCAGTGGCAGTCGGTCTTCGGCGTGGACGTCGAGGAGATCGACCAGTGGGAGATCGTCCGGCGCTCCGAGCTGGCCGACCAGAAGGAGGTCACCAGGGCGCGCGAGTGGCTGGAGACCAACGCGGCCGGGGTGCACTACGACGGCAAGAAGCTCACGCCGGAGCTGCTGGAGCGGCAGATCCGCTCGTACCTGGCGATGCGCGAGCTGATCGACGAGTGGAACCTGGACTTCTCCGGCATCAAGGGCCAGCCGGAGATGACCCAGTACTTCGCCACCATGGACATCGTCGAGGCCTTCCTCAACGACCCCTACGACTGGAACGGCCCCAAGGAGACCCACGTCTGCGCCACCGAGGCGGACATGGACGGCGCGCTGACGATGCAGCTGCTCAAGCACATCGCGCGCACCCCGGTGCTGTTCGCCGACGTCCGGCACTACCACGCCGACCGCGACATCTGGGACCTGTGCAACTCCGGCCAGCACGCCACCTGGTACGCCGCGCGCAGCGACGACCCGCTGGAGAACCTGGGCAAGGTGCACTTCTACCCGGAGGTGTTCTTCTTCCCCGCGGGCGGCGCCTCCGTGCACCACCTCGCGGCACCCGGGCAGATGACGCTGGCCCGGCTGACCCGCCGCGGCGGGAACTACCGGATGCACCTGATGCTGGGCGATTTCGAGACCTACGACGACGAGACCAACACGCAGCTGATGCGCCAGTCCACCTTCGAGTGGCCGCACGCGTTCGCACGGCTGGACGCCAAGGCCGACGACTTCCTCTCGCGCTTCGGCGCCAACCACATCCACGCGGTCCCCGGCGATCGGCGCGCCGAGGTCAGGGCCGCCTGCGAGCTGCTCGGAGTGGAGTTGGACGAGTTCACCAGGGGGTGA
- a CDS encoding family 43 glycosylhydrolase, which translates to MPALPDGVSLQEYSEVRDEVSAGEWRHLYDPTVGEDRNWYLNDHTFVRDAAGTWHLIGITHAEPLNPLDEKHFAHATAPSLHGPWAKQPFVMSADPGYHGEAHLWAPHIIFHDGRYHMFYCGGDADHSFYAINLATSTDLRTWTRHPGGPLFRDGFDARDPFVTRIDGRWVVFYTATVYPDGGNFVVAYRTSDDLVHWSGRRFAYSEPLGGVMTESPFLVQRGGDWYLFIGPRRGYVGTDVFRSKDPLNFNANSWVGNIPSHAAEVVFAEGRHWVTHAGWGQRGVYLAPLNWQTTFRGVRVTAPDYRVDVQTSPTSELRELSVRMRDGSWRNLLDNHHRGSGPYLGVGLFGATEKARAAARVRVEGGTVVLQRVPIGQEKITVDWRLDFHADSFDSSLSWHVAAPTRNPLWELAFSMDTWLGTLGDDQVFPRRGDAPGFTRWAMATGLSATMAMAYRRGSAWAEANRWYSDGESSICWQSVWQPNGGSIAPGDYFGGTWRIGVSPRARDRDLAERLANGINTH; encoded by the coding sequence ATGCCCGCGCTACCGGACGGAGTGTCCCTCCAGGAGTACAGCGAAGTCCGAGACGAGGTCAGCGCGGGCGAGTGGCGCCACCTCTACGACCCGACGGTCGGTGAGGACCGCAACTGGTACCTCAACGACCACACGTTCGTCCGCGATGCCGCCGGGACCTGGCACCTGATCGGCATCACCCACGCGGAACCGTTGAACCCGTTGGACGAGAAGCACTTCGCCCACGCGACCGCGCCCTCGCTGCACGGTCCGTGGGCGAAGCAGCCCTTCGTGATGAGCGCGGACCCCGGCTACCACGGGGAAGCGCACCTGTGGGCGCCGCACATCATCTTCCACGACGGCCGCTACCACATGTTCTACTGCGGCGGCGACGCCGACCACAGCTTCTACGCCATCAACCTGGCCACCTCGACCGATCTGCGGACGTGGACCCGCCACCCCGGCGGCCCGCTGTTCCGCGACGGCTTCGACGCCCGCGACCCGTTCGTCACGCGGATCGACGGGCGGTGGGTCGTCTTCTACACCGCGACGGTGTACCCGGACGGCGGGAACTTCGTCGTCGCCTACCGCACGAGTGACGACCTGGTCCACTGGAGCGGTCGCAGGTTCGCCTACTCCGAACCGCTCGGCGGGGTGATGACCGAGTCGCCCTTCCTGGTGCAGCGCGGCGGCGACTGGTACCTGTTCATCGGCCCGCGCCGCGGCTACGTGGGCACGGACGTCTTCCGCAGCAAGGACCCGCTCAACTTCAACGCGAACTCCTGGGTGGGCAACATCCCTTCGCACGCCGCCGAGGTGGTCTTCGCGGAGGGGCGGCACTGGGTCACGCACGCGGGATGGGGCCAGCGCGGGGTGTACCTCGCGCCGCTGAACTGGCAGACCACCTTCCGCGGGGTCCGGGTCACCGCGCCGGACTACCGCGTCGACGTGCAGACCTCGCCCACCTCCGAGCTGCGCGAGCTGTCCGTGCGGATGCGCGACGGCAGCTGGCGCAACCTGCTGGACAACCACCACCGCGGCTCCGGGCCGTACCTGGGCGTCGGGCTCTTCGGCGCGACCGAGAAGGCACGGGCGGCGGCGAGGGTCCGGGTCGAGGGCGGAACGGTTGTCCTGCAAAGGGTTCCGATCGGCCAGGAGAAGATCACGGTGGACTGGAGGCTGGACTTCCACGCCGACAGCTTCGACAGCTCGCTGAGCTGGCACGTGGCCGCGCCCACCCGGAACCCGCTGTGGGAGCTGGCCTTCTCGATGGACACCTGGCTCGGCACGCTCGGCGACGACCAGGTCTTCCCGCGGCGCGGTGACGCACCGGGCTTCACCCGCTGGGCGATGGCGACCGGGCTGTCGGCGACGATGGCGATGGCCTACCGCAGGGGCTCGGCGTGGGCGGAGGCCAACCGCTGGTACTCCGACGGGGAGTCCTCGATCTGCTGGCAGTCGGTGTGGCAGCCCAACGGCGGTTCGATCGCGCCGGGCGACTACTTCGGCGGGACCTGGCGGATCGGGGTCAGCCCGCGGGCACGCGACCGCGACCTCGCCGAGCGGCTGGCGAACGGGATCAACACACACTAG
- a CDS encoding LacI family DNA-binding transcriptional regulator, whose protein sequence is MTTISDVAALAGVSTATASRALNGKSSVDPVLAARVVAAAQELGYRPNGLARNLRRRETAVLALIISDVENPFFTAIARGVEDVAQAAGYSVVLCNTDEEAAKERRYVEVAIEEQMAGVILSPSGVAGAVEALRDRRTPIVAVDRPLPGEPTDTVLVDSRQAARQATVHLAEQGYEVIGCLTGPSGVRTADDRLAGYRDGLRAAKRRSATRLVRRTEYRSAGAREATLDLLSQPEPPDALLVANSAMAVGVLQALAELRLRPGRDVGVVAFDDAPWAELLDPPLTVVAQPAYEIGTLAAQLLLNRVTGSHKEPTTTTLSAQLVVRGSSRRR, encoded by the coding sequence ATGACGACGATCAGCGATGTCGCGGCACTTGCCGGTGTCTCCACCGCGACGGCTTCCCGTGCCCTGAATGGGAAATCCTCCGTCGACCCGGTGCTGGCCGCCCGGGTGGTGGCGGCGGCGCAGGAGCTGGGTTACCGCCCGAACGGGTTGGCGCGCAACCTCCGCAGGCGGGAGACCGCGGTGCTGGCGCTGATCATCTCCGACGTGGAGAACCCGTTCTTCACCGCGATCGCGCGCGGTGTCGAGGACGTGGCGCAGGCCGCGGGCTACTCGGTGGTGCTGTGCAACACCGACGAGGAGGCGGCCAAGGAGCGCCGCTACGTCGAGGTCGCGATAGAGGAGCAGATGGCGGGCGTCATCCTGTCCCCCTCCGGGGTGGCCGGCGCGGTGGAGGCGTTGCGGGACAGGCGAACCCCGATCGTGGCGGTGGACCGCCCGCTGCCCGGCGAGCCCACCGACACGGTGCTGGTGGACAGCCGCCAGGCGGCCAGGCAGGCGACCGTGCACCTGGCGGAACAGGGCTACGAGGTCATCGGCTGCCTCACCGGCCCCTCCGGCGTGCGCACCGCGGACGACCGGCTCGCGGGCTACCGCGACGGGCTGCGCGCCGCCAAGCGGCGCAGCGCGACCAGGCTGGTGCGGCGCACGGAGTACCGCTCCGCGGGCGCGCGCGAGGCGACGCTGGACCTGTTGTCGCAACCGGAACCGCCGGACGCCCTGCTCGTCGCCAACAGCGCCATGGCCGTCGGGGTCCTGCAGGCGTTGGCCGAGCTGCGCCTGCGCCCCGGCCGCGACGTCGGCGTCGTGGCCTTCGACGACGCGCCCTGGGCGGAGCTGCTGGACCCGCCGCTGACCGTGGTGGCCCAGCCCGCCTACGAGATCGGCACCCTGGCCGCGCAGCTCCTGCTGAACCGCGTCACCGGCTCCCACAAGGAACCGACCACCACGACCCTGTCGGCCCAGCTGGTCGTCCGCGGGAGTTCCCGGCGCCGCTGA
- a CDS encoding glycoside hydrolase family 172 protein encodes MRKKRPLLSALLLAIVAVAAAPEATAQSAPSEKGPLGWATYRQLDGMAALRGPSETRQFSSYDRTGRNNDGFDGKYSCLRQDLTGCVIAERAGAGEIGSIWFTRDEGVVTRTGWIKVELDGRTVLNAQLQDVVDGKLGAPFVWPLVGNRDDTSGGVVIKVPMPFRRSMKVTTQHNPLFHHVVYRSYPDAVGVPTFDPADRATDVVEKLRSFGLADPKPTRPGSHTTRSTTDIEPGATARLAELSGPAQISALRVRLPQVVPGPAVDDDGRAFGAGGSSTFTVAVSPRNSGVRLTRRFDPEIEKQRANLLVDGRPAGQWYHESKIGPMTWADQSVDLAPALTAGKSTLFVRNEFVSSTVDYNEFRYDVHSLVDGAWVRTDVVDLGHNHLSVEAAHGYRVERQQWQGRRHFYYPTDPALVTASDEVLAGARLRITFDGNTTVDAPIGEFFGSGLGEYDVRSLMFAMDPHKDGWYTSWWPMPYAQRAVVEIVNGSGRRITGAAVEVTSAADRAVPERLRANGSLGYFNATHRRSATENGKDWSFVDTVGRGVFYGVTHSMRGKLPLAVEVPRLYLEGDERAYADGLLTPIQHGTGTEDFYEAGWYFRTGAFAMPLAGYPVHEIGGDGCQFDCTGAYRLMVPDAIPFSTGLRFGIEHGPLADVPADYSSTSYWYGQRQSTLRETDRLNPTDLASRAEHGYTAVGETVSAVTSSFEGDNDHSVATSQVTAATGAVGFRIAVEPANSGVQLVRTADQAKAGQQVEVLVDGTVAGTWQQSYGNAEHRWLQDAFTVPAQLSAGKRSLSITLRPVLGSAPWSASGYHVRSFVAPFDPGGVVTRVAPQGMDWSPKDRGPAVRTDRDPISPKKGTTGG; translated from the coding sequence ATGCGCAAGAAGCGTCCCTTACTGTCCGCACTCCTGCTCGCGATCGTCGCGGTGGCCGCCGCTCCGGAAGCCACCGCCCAGTCAGCACCGTCCGAGAAGGGCCCGCTGGGCTGGGCCACCTACCGCCAGCTCGACGGCATGGCCGCACTGCGCGGCCCCTCGGAGACCCGCCAGTTCTCCAGCTACGACCGCACCGGCCGCAACAACGACGGATTCGACGGCAAGTACTCCTGCCTGCGCCAGGACCTCACCGGCTGCGTGATCGCCGAACGCGCCGGGGCGGGCGAGATCGGCTCCATCTGGTTCACCCGCGACGAGGGCGTGGTCACCAGGACGGGCTGGATCAAGGTGGAGCTCGACGGCCGGACCGTGCTCAACGCCCAGCTGCAGGACGTGGTCGACGGCAAGCTCGGCGCGCCGTTCGTCTGGCCGCTGGTCGGCAACCGCGACGACACCTCCGGCGGCGTGGTCATCAAGGTGCCCATGCCGTTCCGCCGGTCGATGAAGGTGACCACGCAGCACAACCCGCTGTTCCACCACGTGGTCTACCGGAGTTACCCCGACGCGGTGGGCGTTCCCACCTTCGACCCGGCCGACCGGGCGACCGACGTGGTGGAGAAACTGCGGTCTTTCGGCCTCGCGGACCCGAAACCCACCCGCCCGGGATCGCACACGACGCGGTCCACCACTGACATCGAGCCGGGCGCGACCGCGCGGCTGGCCGAGCTGTCCGGGCCCGCTCAGATCAGCGCGCTTCGGGTGCGGTTGCCGCAGGTGGTGCCGGGCCCGGCGGTCGACGACGACGGCAGGGCGTTCGGCGCGGGCGGCTCCAGCACCTTCACCGTCGCGGTGAGCCCGCGGAACTCCGGCGTGCGGCTGACGAGGCGGTTCGACCCGGAGATCGAGAAGCAGAGGGCGAACCTGCTGGTGGACGGGCGCCCCGCCGGGCAGTGGTACCACGAGTCCAAGATCGGTCCGATGACCTGGGCCGACCAGAGCGTCGACCTCGCGCCCGCGCTGACCGCGGGCAAGTCGACACTGTTCGTCCGCAACGAGTTCGTGTCGTCCACTGTGGACTACAACGAGTTCCGCTACGACGTGCACAGCCTGGTCGACGGGGCCTGGGTGCGCACCGACGTGGTCGACCTCGGCCACAACCACCTCAGCGTCGAGGCCGCGCACGGCTACCGGGTGGAGCGGCAGCAGTGGCAGGGCAGGCGGCACTTCTACTACCCGACCGATCCCGCGCTGGTGACGGCCTCCGACGAGGTGCTGGCCGGTGCCCGGCTGCGGATCACCTTCGACGGCAACACCACCGTGGACGCGCCGATCGGCGAGTTCTTCGGTTCCGGGCTCGGCGAGTACGACGTCCGGTCGCTGATGTTCGCGATGGACCCGCACAAGGACGGCTGGTACACCTCGTGGTGGCCGATGCCGTACGCGCAGCGGGCCGTCGTGGAGATCGTCAACGGCAGCGGGCGCCGCATCACCGGTGCCGCGGTCGAGGTGACATCGGCGGCGGACCGCGCGGTGCCGGAACGCTTGCGCGCCAACGGTTCCCTGGGCTACTTCAATGCGACGCACCGGCGGTCGGCCACGGAGAACGGCAAGGACTGGTCGTTCGTGGACACCGTGGGCCGCGGGGTGTTCTACGGCGTCACCCACTCGATGCGCGGCAAGCTCCCGCTGGCGGTGGAGGTGCCTCGGCTCTACCTCGAAGGCGACGAGCGCGCCTACGCGGACGGGTTGCTGACGCCGATCCAGCACGGCACCGGAACGGAGGACTTCTACGAGGCGGGGTGGTACTTCCGCACCGGCGCGTTCGCCATGCCGCTGGCGGGCTACCCCGTGCACGAGATCGGCGGCGACGGCTGCCAGTTCGACTGCACGGGCGCCTACCGGTTGATGGTGCCGGACGCGATCCCGTTCTCCACGGGGCTGCGCTTCGGTATCGAGCACGGACCTCTGGCGGACGTGCCCGCGGACTACAGCTCCACGTCGTACTGGTACGGCCAGCGCCAGTCGACGCTGCGCGAGACCGACCGGCTCAACCCGACCGATCTGGCCAGCCGCGCCGAGCACGGCTACACGGCGGTCGGCGAGACGGTGAGCGCGGTGACGTCCAGTTTCGAGGGCGACAACGACCACTCCGTCGCCACGTCGCAGGTCACCGCGGCCACGGGCGCTGTCGGCTTCAGGATCGCCGTCGAGCCCGCGAACTCGGGTGTGCAGCTCGTGCGCACGGCCGACCAGGCGAAGGCCGGTCAGCAGGTCGAGGTGCTGGTGGACGGCACGGTCGCGGGCACGTGGCAGCAGTCGTACGGCAACGCCGAGCACCGCTGGCTGCAGGACGCGTTCACGGTTCCGGCGCAGCTCAGCGCGGGCAAACGGTCGCTGTCGATCACGCTGCGGCCGGTGCTCGGCTCGGCTCCGTGGAGCGCGAGCGGCTACCACGTGCGGTCGTTCGTCGCGCCCTTCGACCCGGGCGGCGTCGTGACGCGGGTGGCGCCGCAGGGCATGGACTGGTCGCCGAAGGACCGCGGACCGGCGGTCCGCACCGACCGCGATCCGATCTCGCCGAAGAAGGGCACCACCGGCGGGTGA